One Diceros bicornis minor isolate mBicDic1 chromosome 26, mDicBic1.mat.cur, whole genome shotgun sequence DNA segment encodes these proteins:
- the DNAJC30 gene encoding LOW QUALITY PROTEIN: dnaJ homolog subfamily C member 30, mitochondrial (The sequence of the model RefSeq protein was modified relative to this genomic sequence to represent the inferred CDS: deleted 1 base in 1 codon; substituted 1 base at 1 genomic stop codon), whose product MLHACPRLLFHPIGYRAYASRTTAPPICXFILHRPPPDPRKMAAKRSLRYPGLLMWRLWQAGGAPQNPGAGLRLEVRAYSPGDGSYSRTALYELLGVPSTATQAQIKAAYYRQCLLYHPDRNSGSAEAAERFTRISQAYVVLGSATLRRKYDRGLLSDEDLRGPGGRPSRTPAADPGAPRAPPPASRAPGRGQAAPGATRTMFDFDAFYQAHYGEQLERERRQRARREALRKQQEDRAARGFRWDETRDTAFVFLLLAIFIIVGFRF is encoded by the exons ATGCTCCACGCCTGTCCCCGCCTTCTCTTTCACCCGATTGGCTACAGGGCCTACGCGTCGCGAACAACG GCGCCTCCCATTTGCTAGTTCATCTTGCACCGCCCCCCCCCCGACCCACGCAAGATGGCAGCCAAGCGCTCTCTGAGGTACCCGGGGCTGTTAATGTGGAGGTTGTGGCAGGCCGGGGGAGCGCCACAAAATCCGGGAGCCGGCCTGCGCCTGGAAGTGAGGGCTTATTCCCCGGGCGACGGCTCATACTCGCGCACGGCGCTCTATGAGCTGCTCGGCGTCCCCTCCACAGCCACGCAGGCGCAAATCAAGGCGGCCTACTACCGGCAGTGCCTCCTCTACCACCCGGACCGCAACTCGGGGAGCGCCGAGGCTGCCGAGCGCTTCACGCGCATCTCCCAGGCCTACGTGGTGCTGGGCAGCGCCACCCTGCGCCGCAAGTATGACCGCGGCCTGCTCAGCGACGAGGACCTGCGCGGACCCGGCGGCCGGCCCTCCAGGACGCCGGCGGCCGACCCcggcgcgccccgcgccccgccgccTGCCTCTCGGGCCCCCGGCCGTGGTCAGGCCGCGCCGGGCGCCACCCGCACCATGTTCGACTTTGACGCCTTCTACCAGGCGCACTACGGAGAGCAGCTGGAGCGGGAGCGGCGCCAGAGGGCCCGGCGTGAGGCCCTCCGCAAGCAGCAGGAGGACCGCGCCGCGAGGGGCTTCCGCTGGGACGAGACCCGCGACACGGCTTTCGTCTTCCTGCTCCTCGCCATCTTCATCATCGTGGGCTTTCGTTTTTAA